The Catharus ustulatus isolate bCatUst1 chromosome 15, bCatUst1.pri.v2, whole genome shotgun sequence genome has a window encoding:
- the NDUFA2 gene encoding NADH dehydrogenase [ubiquinone] 1 alpha subcomplex subunit 2, which produces MAAAAVKSIGGGLGRGLRELRIHLCQRSAGSRGVREFIEQHYVTLKKANPNFPILIRECSGIQPKLWARYEFGKEKSIPLNNLTADEVGKALESVVKSHA; this is translated from the exons ATGGCGGCGGCCGCTGTGAAGAGCATCGGGGGCGGGCTGGGCCGCGGGCTGAGGGAGCTCCGCATCCACCTGTGCCAGCGCTCCGCCGGCAGCCGCGGCGTCAG GGAATTTATCGAGCAGCACTACGTGACTCTGAAGAAGGCAAATCCCAACTTCCCCATCCTGATCCGCGAGTGCTCCGGGATCCAGCCCAAGCTCTGGGCTCGCTACG AGTTTGGGAAGGAGAAGAGCATCCCACTGAACAACCTAACTGCAGATGAAGTGGGCAAGGCCCTGGAGAGTGTTGTGAAAAGCCACGCATGA